From a region of the Rhinolophus sinicus isolate RSC01 linkage group LG04, ASM3656204v1, whole genome shotgun sequence genome:
- the WDR38 gene encoding WD repeat-containing protein 38 isoform X2, with amino-acid sequence MNSGAPGTLVVGRVKFFGRHRGEMLLTASEDGCVYGWKTQSGHLLWKLGGHTGPVKFCRFSPDGRLFASTSCDRTIRLWDVVEAKCLQVLKGHQRSVETVSFSPDSKQLASGGWDKQVVLWEVQSGRILRHLGGHQDSVQSSDFEPSSDCLLGTRRAGVDWLVHAHGSCLQATGSWDATIRIWDLRTGTPAVFYQELEGHSGNISCLCYSASGLLASGSWDKTIHIWKPSTRSLLVQLKGHVTWVKSIAFSPDELQLASAGYSHMVKVWDCKTGKCIETLKGALDVAHDCAFTPDGKLLVSGAAD; translated from the exons ATGAACAGCGGGGCCCCAGGGACGCTGGTCGTGGGGAGAGTGAAATTCTTCGGCCGGCACCGCGGAGAG ATGCTGCTGACAGCTTCGGAGGATGGCTGTGTGTATGGCTGGAAGACCCAGAGCGGGCATCTGCTGTGGAAACTGGGTGGCCACACAG GCCCCGTGAAATTCTGCCGCTTCTCCCCTGACGGCCGCCTCTTTGCCAGCACCTCCTGTGACCGCACCATCCGCCTGTGGGATGTAGTAGAAGCCAAGTGTCTGCAGGTCCTAAAGG GTCACCAACGGAGTGTGGAGACGGTCAGCTTCAGCCCTGACTCCAAACAGCTGGCATCGGGTGGCTGGGATAAGCAGGTGGTGCTCTGGGAGGTGCAG TCTGGCCGGATACTGCGCCACTTAGGAGGACACCAAGACTCCGTCCAGAGCAGTGACTTCGAACCCAGCTCAGACTGCCTG CTAGGAACCAGGAGGGCGGGCGTGGATTGGCTGGTTCATGCTcatggcagctgcctgcaggctACTGGCTCCTGGGACGCTACCATTCGCATCTGGGACCTTCGGACAGGGACCCCAGCCGTCTTCTACCAGGAACTGGAGGGTCACAGTGGCAACATCAGCTGTTTGTGCTACTCAGCCTCTGGTCTCCTG GCATCTGGTTCCTGGGACAAGACCATCCACATCTGGAAGCCCTCGACCAGAAGCCTGCTTGTCCAGCTCAAGGGCCATGTCACCTGGGTGAAGAGCATAGCTTTCTCCCCTGATGAGCTGCAGCTGGCCAGCGCTGGCTACTCGCACATG GTCAAAGTCTGGGACTGCAAAACAGGAAAGTGCATTGAGACCCTGAAG GGAGCCCTGGATGTGGCCCACGACTGCGCCTTCACCCCAGATGGGAAACTTTTAGTGTCTGGAGCTGCTGATTAG
- the WDR38 gene encoding WD repeat-containing protein 38 isoform X1, whose translation MNSGAPGTLVVGRVKFFGRHRGEVNSSAFSPDGQMLLTASEDGCVYGWKTQSGHLLWKLGGHTGPVKFCRFSPDGRLFASTSCDRTIRLWDVVEAKCLQVLKGHQRSVETVSFSPDSKQLASGGWDKQVVLWEVQSGRILRHLGGHQDSVQSSDFEPSSDCLLGTRRAGVDWLVHAHGSCLQATGSWDATIRIWDLRTGTPAVFYQELEGHSGNISCLCYSASGLLASGSWDKTIHIWKPSTRSLLVQLKGHVTWVKSIAFSPDELQLASAGYSHMVKVWDCKTGKCIETLKGALDVAHDCAFTPDGKLLVSGAAD comes from the exons ATGAACAGCGGGGCCCCAGGGACGCTGGTCGTGGGGAGAGTGAAATTCTTCGGCCGGCACCGCGGAGAG GTCAACTCTTCTGCCTTCTCTCCCGATGGCCAGATGCTGCTGACAGCTTCGGAGGATGGCTGTGTGTATGGCTGGAAGACCCAGAGCGGGCATCTGCTGTGGAAACTGGGTGGCCACACAG GCCCCGTGAAATTCTGCCGCTTCTCCCCTGACGGCCGCCTCTTTGCCAGCACCTCCTGTGACCGCACCATCCGCCTGTGGGATGTAGTAGAAGCCAAGTGTCTGCAGGTCCTAAAGG GTCACCAACGGAGTGTGGAGACGGTCAGCTTCAGCCCTGACTCCAAACAGCTGGCATCGGGTGGCTGGGATAAGCAGGTGGTGCTCTGGGAGGTGCAG TCTGGCCGGATACTGCGCCACTTAGGAGGACACCAAGACTCCGTCCAGAGCAGTGACTTCGAACCCAGCTCAGACTGCCTG CTAGGAACCAGGAGGGCGGGCGTGGATTGGCTGGTTCATGCTcatggcagctgcctgcaggctACTGGCTCCTGGGACGCTACCATTCGCATCTGGGACCTTCGGACAGGGACCCCAGCCGTCTTCTACCAGGAACTGGAGGGTCACAGTGGCAACATCAGCTGTTTGTGCTACTCAGCCTCTGGTCTCCTG GCATCTGGTTCCTGGGACAAGACCATCCACATCTGGAAGCCCTCGACCAGAAGCCTGCTTGTCCAGCTCAAGGGCCATGTCACCTGGGTGAAGAGCATAGCTTTCTCCCCTGATGAGCTGCAGCTGGCCAGCGCTGGCTACTCGCACATG GTCAAAGTCTGGGACTGCAAAACAGGAAAGTGCATTGAGACCCTGAAG GGAGCCCTGGATGTGGCCCACGACTGCGCCTTCACCCCAGATGGGAAACTTTTAGTGTCTGGAGCTGCTGATTAG
- the WDR38 gene encoding WD repeat-containing protein 38 isoform X4 encodes MNSGAPGTLVVGRVKFFGRHRGEMLLTASEDGCVYGWKTQSGHLLWKLGGHTGPVKFCRFSPDGRLFASTSCDRTIRLWDVVEAKCLQVLKGHQRSVETVSFSPDSKQLASGGWDKQVVLWEVQSGRILRHLGGHQDSVQSSDFEPSSDCLATGSWDATIRIWDLRTGTPAVFYQELEGHSGNISCLCYSASGLLASGSWDKTIHIWKPSTRSLLVQLKGHVTWVKSIAFSPDELQLASAGYSHMVKVWDCKTGKCIETLKGALDVAHDCAFTPDGKLLVSGAAD; translated from the exons ATGAACAGCGGGGCCCCAGGGACGCTGGTCGTGGGGAGAGTGAAATTCTTCGGCCGGCACCGCGGAGAG ATGCTGCTGACAGCTTCGGAGGATGGCTGTGTGTATGGCTGGAAGACCCAGAGCGGGCATCTGCTGTGGAAACTGGGTGGCCACACAG GCCCCGTGAAATTCTGCCGCTTCTCCCCTGACGGCCGCCTCTTTGCCAGCACCTCCTGTGACCGCACCATCCGCCTGTGGGATGTAGTAGAAGCCAAGTGTCTGCAGGTCCTAAAGG GTCACCAACGGAGTGTGGAGACGGTCAGCTTCAGCCCTGACTCCAAACAGCTGGCATCGGGTGGCTGGGATAAGCAGGTGGTGCTCTGGGAGGTGCAG TCTGGCCGGATACTGCGCCACTTAGGAGGACACCAAGACTCCGTCCAGAGCAGTGACTTCGAACCCAGCTCAGACTGCCTG gctACTGGCTCCTGGGACGCTACCATTCGCATCTGGGACCTTCGGACAGGGACCCCAGCCGTCTTCTACCAGGAACTGGAGGGTCACAGTGGCAACATCAGCTGTTTGTGCTACTCAGCCTCTGGTCTCCTG GCATCTGGTTCCTGGGACAAGACCATCCACATCTGGAAGCCCTCGACCAGAAGCCTGCTTGTCCAGCTCAAGGGCCATGTCACCTGGGTGAAGAGCATAGCTTTCTCCCCTGATGAGCTGCAGCTGGCCAGCGCTGGCTACTCGCACATG GTCAAAGTCTGGGACTGCAAAACAGGAAAGTGCATTGAGACCCTGAAG GGAGCCCTGGATGTGGCCCACGACTGCGCCTTCACCCCAGATGGGAAACTTTTAGTGTCTGGAGCTGCTGATTAG
- the WDR38 gene encoding WD repeat-containing protein 38 isoform X3, protein MNSGAPGTLVVGRVKFFGRHRGEVNSSAFSPDGQMLLTASEDGCVYGWKTQSGHLLWKLGGHTGPVKFCRFSPDGRLFASTSCDRTIRLWDVVEAKCLQVLKGHQRSVETVSFSPDSKQLASGGWDKQVVLWEVQSGRILRHLGGHQDSVQSSDFEPSSDCLATGSWDATIRIWDLRTGTPAVFYQELEGHSGNISCLCYSASGLLASGSWDKTIHIWKPSTRSLLVQLKGHVTWVKSIAFSPDELQLASAGYSHMVKVWDCKTGKCIETLKGALDVAHDCAFTPDGKLLVSGAAD, encoded by the exons ATGAACAGCGGGGCCCCAGGGACGCTGGTCGTGGGGAGAGTGAAATTCTTCGGCCGGCACCGCGGAGAG GTCAACTCTTCTGCCTTCTCTCCCGATGGCCAGATGCTGCTGACAGCTTCGGAGGATGGCTGTGTGTATGGCTGGAAGACCCAGAGCGGGCATCTGCTGTGGAAACTGGGTGGCCACACAG GCCCCGTGAAATTCTGCCGCTTCTCCCCTGACGGCCGCCTCTTTGCCAGCACCTCCTGTGACCGCACCATCCGCCTGTGGGATGTAGTAGAAGCCAAGTGTCTGCAGGTCCTAAAGG GTCACCAACGGAGTGTGGAGACGGTCAGCTTCAGCCCTGACTCCAAACAGCTGGCATCGGGTGGCTGGGATAAGCAGGTGGTGCTCTGGGAGGTGCAG TCTGGCCGGATACTGCGCCACTTAGGAGGACACCAAGACTCCGTCCAGAGCAGTGACTTCGAACCCAGCTCAGACTGCCTG gctACTGGCTCCTGGGACGCTACCATTCGCATCTGGGACCTTCGGACAGGGACCCCAGCCGTCTTCTACCAGGAACTGGAGGGTCACAGTGGCAACATCAGCTGTTTGTGCTACTCAGCCTCTGGTCTCCTG GCATCTGGTTCCTGGGACAAGACCATCCACATCTGGAAGCCCTCGACCAGAAGCCTGCTTGTCCAGCTCAAGGGCCATGTCACCTGGGTGAAGAGCATAGCTTTCTCCCCTGATGAGCTGCAGCTGGCCAGCGCTGGCTACTCGCACATG GTCAAAGTCTGGGACTGCAAAACAGGAAAGTGCATTGAGACCCTGAAG GGAGCCCTGGATGTGGCCCACGACTGCGCCTTCACCCCAGATGGGAAACTTTTAGTGTCTGGAGCTGCTGATTAG